The sequence below is a genomic window from Gossypium hirsutum isolate 1008001.06 chromosome A11, Gossypium_hirsutum_v2.1, whole genome shotgun sequence.
AGCCGTCTACATCGATTTTTAGGGGATTTAAATTATTGTCCACTATTATACTTCACGTTTATTGCAATACCTTCAAGATTTAATACGTAATATTGCAATACCTTGTCTCTAGCCTTAACCTCCTACCTATATAAACACTAGAACTCCCATTTCATCACTAAACCAAACTCAATAATCAAAATtctctcatctttctttccttatttaAAGAAAAGATGACAATGGCATTAACGAATGCTTTTGTTTTGCTTTTCTCTTGTGTTCTTGCAATTTCCTTTTGTGTTTGGGGTAAACCAGctacttttcttgatgattttcagATTACTTGGTCTGATTCCCATATTAGGCAAATTGATGGAGGGAAGGCCATCCAACTTGTTCTAGACCAAAATTCAGGTTAAATCATTTCGTGGGGTCACTTATTGTTTAAGTAGAACTATTTTTAGAAACCTTAAATTAATTGGATTATCATAATGATATTTGTTTTACGTTTTTTTGTTTCCAAGGCTGTGGATTTGCTTCCAAAAGGAAGTATTTGTTCGGACGTGTCAGCATGAAGATCAAGCTTATACCTGGTGACTCCGCCGGAACAGTCACCGCTTTTTATGTATATGCTACATAATCTTTCAAAACTTGTCCATTTTCATCAAAAACTAAAAGCCCGTAaataataacttaatttttttcaGCTTATTAATAAGTTGGGTTCCATTGTAATTCGGATTGCGTGCAGATGAACTCTGATACAGATACGGTAAGAGATGAGCTAGACTTCGAGTTCTTGGGAAATCGTAGCGGCCAGCCTTATACTGTCCAAACCAATATCTATGCTCATGGAAAAGGAGATAGGGAACAAAGGGTTAACCTTTGGTTTGATCCTTCTGCAGATTTCCATACTTACACTATTATGTGGAATCATCATCATATTGTGTAAGTTCAATAGCTCTAGATATCACAAACAGAGCCGACACTTGTATTGTAGTAAAATGacagaaagagagagagagactaTCAGTCTATCAAATCAGTAAAGTTTAACATATAATGGGACGATGGACTGTATCTAATGATTGAGTTAAATTGAGCCATGCTTATTTTTAATGGGTTTTTTTTGTCGGTGGAATTACAGCTTCTATGTTGATGATGTGCCAATCCGAGTTTACAAGAACAATGAAGCTAGAAATATACCATTCCCTAAGTTTCAGCCAATGGGAGTCTATTCAACACTGTGGGAAGCTGATGATTGGGCGACAAGGGGAGGCCTGGAGAAAATTGATTGGAGCAAAGCTCCTTTCTTAGCTTCCTACAAGGACTTCGACATCGAAGGATGCCCAGTGCCAGGCCCAGCAAGCTGTGCCTCAAACACAGGGAACTGGTGGGAGGGAACTACTTATCAAGCCCTTAATGTCATGGAAGCTAGAAGGTATAGGTGGGTTCGTATAAACCACATCATCTACGATTACTGCACCGACAAATCCAGATACCCAGTTAGCCCACCGGAGTGCATCGCTGGCATCTGAAGTCCTATTCGAAGTTCCACATCCATTTCAAATGTCATACTTTACGTACATACCGACCTCCCCTTTGTATAATAATAGCTCTACAGTCTATCCTTTGTATGCATATAATTGTGAAGCGAGAAGTGGGATTCCGAGATTGGCCCCAGTTAATATCTATTTTATgcccaataaaaaaaattattaattgaatatttttcaGGCATACAAGAATCTTATTGGCTTTCAAAACAAATAGTTGGTTAAACCGGTAAGTTCTTCAATCATGATgatggaaaacaacaaaaaaaatttaatggaaGGAAATTCAACGGTGTTTGAAATATTTGCTTTGAATTGTCATGCTAATGGTCCCCTCAGCGCCTCTTTTGATATATTGTTTTTTCACTTGGTAGTGTTAGGGCAGTATTTGATTCATTTGGTCCTAATAAATGCATAAAAGCAGGTTCATGGTTAAGAACCTTCACCACATTTAAGGTCCCAGGAGTGAAGGATTTATCTGGAAGAGTCTTGCTACGGTCGATGTTATCATGATACGGTTGCCATTATAGAGCTAGCAAGGACCATCTTGTGAACAGAAGAAATATTTACTGCAACTCCATTAAATTGGATATAGATGTTGGATAAGGACAGACAATGCCAAAGAAATGACTGAATGGGGGAACAAAGGATCTATAGTCCAGGGAGAACTACCAATCAAATTAAATAATCATGGTCGCAAGTCACATTCAATGAAACTGTAGGGGATTAGTGGCCACATACCTACAATTTTGGATGCTGTGTTGGTCTTGTTTTAAGGCTTTTGATTTCAGCAAAATGTTGATCCTCTTAGCAAAATGGAATGGGATTTTAGTATCAGCATGCACAAGAGAAGCGTAATCTTTACGGAATTTTACTGTATATGACCTCAGATCTTTTGCAGCGTTAGTGGTTAAAAATTTAACAAGCTTATTCTCCTCAATGTGGGAACCATAAATCGTAGACTGCAACTGGCTCCAAATGTGGACAACATCGAAACAGAACATTGAATGACTTGCAACACAAGCATTCACAACTATAAATCAAGCAACCGAGTTATTGAGCAGAACAAAGAAACGCTCAATGTCACCAACTTATCAAACCTTGACACCATTGAACCTAACAGGTAAAAGTAGTTCTATTGATTTAATTGAACAATGTTTTGGATAATGTATTTCTGCATCCGATCTATATTTCATGTAGATCCCTTTTGATCAGACATCACTAGGTGCAATAACTTTTATATTGCCTTAAACACAAGGTGCAAAAAGAAAGCTCGTCCAATTGAAGTTAAGTACAATATGTCTGTGTGTATGCTTTTGCATGTgcctgtatatatataattacatgtatatgtataaagCTTAagatatataagataaataatgaACTTTAAAGAGCTGTCTATTTATCTACAAAGCATGCAATTTTTCGTCGGTCCAtttgcatgattatgttatatACACCGGTATTGCTGGAAATGCCTTACTGCAACTGTTATTCTCACAACCCTTCCAGTCTTAGGTCCAACCTCACCATCACCTACAAAGCGAAAAAATAGTTGATAAACATCGAAAAAGCATGTAAAGCATGCCAAATGGGGAGATACTGAGCATAACATATTAGATGGTTACTTTCTTCATTGGCAATTGTGTCTTCAGAAGACATCCCAGATTTTTTGAAAAGGGTTTATACTTCATACTACACAATTAATCAGAAGACACTCCAGATCTTAATCTAGGATCATTGATATCAATGGCAATGGCCGGGCAATATGATGAACCGCTGAAACGTATAGGTCTTCTTTGGAAGACTTAGGACGAAGGATCAAGATCTTATTGGTTTGTCGAAAGATCACAGAACTATCATGACTCATAAGACTAACTAATTATCAATAATCTatcttctatatatatatatagtctaatattatatataaaatcatatacttTACAAATGCTTGGAAGAAGTGTCTAGTTAACTGAGTTGATTACAAAAAAATCTTTAGGTTCATATTCTCTTGGATTTGCTCAATCATGGGGTGGTTTGTTCAGTGCGGTTGATCCAACCCACTTTGCGCAGCTTGAGAAAGGTTTTTTTAACTTCAAGCTAGcaagaaatgaattaaaataaataattttcaactTTGAATTCAATTATAGAGTATAgtgataattatataaaattatcttaaaaatagTACAATGGGCCTTTTAAGTGGATTGAACCGGACTGGCCAGGACTTGTCGTTATCCATCTCCATACCATCATCCCAATCAATTGTTCATACAAGTCATATCTACAAAACGCTACCCATTTTCAAACAAATAATTAGTTTAACCCTCAAGTAGAAAAATTAGTCAGACTAGCTTGCCATTTAACTCTCTTCATCGCCTTCAATGGCCAAACCAATAAGCTTTCCCATTTCTAGAATATCACAGAGCTTGAGCTTTCAATATTTTCATTCGGTTTTCTATATCTGAGTTTGTTAAAGAAGCATCCACAATCCTGCAACAGTTTATTTTCAGTAGTGTTAGAATCGGGTCAAATTAATTGGTTGAGCTAAGAATTATGGTTCAACGAGTTTGACCTGAGATATataacaagaaataaaacaaatagttgtgaactaataaaaaataagaaatcaaGATAAAAATTATTGGTTTAACCGATTATTAACTTAaggattttaatttttctttttaataattttatatgtttatataattaTTGTTAAAGTGAGAATTGATAGTCCAATTAGCTTAACCATGGATCTGGTTATTACAACACTAACCTATTTGCCTTAACTTCATGTCATGTGCTAGGGTTTTTTGTATTATCAAATTTTGAATCAATAGCTTTTTcaatatttgataaataaattattgttaataaaatttaaataattaatttatcattacttttcatatttatatCCTGCTATGGAGAAATTATTCAACCATAGACCCCAATCAATGATACAATGCCAACTAAAAATGTATTTACACGTCATTAAAAATTTTGCAAGCTCACTATTAGCCTCAATGCCGACTAATCTTTCCCTGTGTTCTCCCTCACTTTCGCTTGTACTCTTTCCAGTCCTTCAATAATGCACTTTTTTTTTCAGCTTTTGAAACCCCCAAAAATTTCTTGCCTGAAAATTTAAATCCAATAACTGAGTTGAGATTTGCTTGTGTGCTTGATCGATACTAATGTTTTTTAATATAGATTTGTTTGGttgtttcattaattttattattctttaattttcttattgaattaatttatcaTTCTTTGGATTCTCTACTTGGATCACAAGACTTTTTAGGTTACTAATTTTACCAATCTCTATGATTCTTGCACGGTTCTTTGATGGAGGGAGTGGGTAATTGGAGGAGAAAGCAGCATAGATGCTAAGATGGAAATGGGGCTAATAGTGAGCGGGCAAAATTTTTAATGACATGCAAATACATTTTCTGTTTGTATGTGTTGAAACTTTTTTggaaatcgactttttattttaaaaacgaaaatggagtcgctaccaatcttttttatttaggtgtgattgatCACCTCAAAacttgatcattttaataaaatgtttgatttattaaaacgataatttttggtatACAAAATTCAAGAAATGGGTTCGTGAGTCGGTTATGTATgaagaagggttagcacccttataacgcccaaaattgatatctagttgattacttaatgtcttgatgtcaaaaattgaaaattcgaaaGGAATTTAAATTACGACCTCTCTTTGCATgatgttatttgattaaaatatcgctaactaaattaaattttgtggaaaatgttttattttgagttaattgagaaaaaaaagatcatgccccgtaagttagggtacgatgtCTCGAATCCTTGAAAACAAGAATAACCGCCATTTGGTTATTACCTAAATTCTatgcattttcatttttaaaaaggatattcctTTACTTCGGTTCAAGGAGAAAGTCATACTTCGTAAGTTAAAAGTACGATCCCTAGAATCCCCCAAATAAAGAATATTGCCTCggtcttaattatttttttatgcgcTTATGCCGAAAATCGGATGAGTGTATGTAGCAATTTTACAATGTACGATGATGGCAAAATTATGGTATtaacaaaataacaacataaataataaaataaaatgacaataatataatgcgtacaataataaaaataatgataaaaaatattcaattaataataCTATAGAATAATAATACCAAtagtgaaataatataaaaaaatgtacgATGATAATATAATCACGTTCATAAACTATTGatttgtgagaaaattttaacaaaaataatattaattagcaACAATAATTACTTAatagtattattagtatcaataattaaaaataaaggaccaaattaaaataattaggaaattcgagggcaaaaaattaaaaataatagcaATTACAGGGACTCAATTAAATGAataggggactaaattgaaattgtgatagaaccttaagtataaataaataaaaatagtaaataaaaaggttaaaataaaaaaaatacaaggtaGGGACCAAAAGGGTAAATAACCCAAACCCAGTGCACGTCATTTCCCAAAGGGTCGATAATctagggactgaattgaatatgtaacaaaatttaaagcataaatcataaaaaaacaaaaaaaaatacaaaagatcaaattaaaataaaatggaaaattacagGGCCTCAAAGGGAAATTTTTCCAAACCCATGTCGTTTCCTTGGTTCAACAATGGATCAAAGGACCGGCttgcaagaaaattaaaattatggggtaaaagtgaaataaaataaaatatgcggGACGAAATTAAAAACAAGCAACAAAGTGGGAGGGCCAAAACAGCAAATATCCCCTCCCTtaaaaaaaacacgcggatcttgaaGGAATTCGAGTCGGACATTCGGGTCACACTTCAAAACGACGCCTGTTTTAGGGTGTCTAAAGCCAAgaacaaaacgacgtcgttttgggggcctaTTTAAGTTAAACCCCTACCTCCCCGCCCAAAATCATTTCTcttctttattaaattttttttcccttttcccttttttttttctctcaactcTTCTATTCATTCGACCCTCTGGGCATCGCAACTCCGCCATGGCCATCGAATATCAGTGATAAGGACCGTCACCTCCAATTGtcaaaattttttagaaaaatacctttttttctttttttgtgtggAACACAGATCTGGAGTTCAAATCCCCAAAAAATCAATCAAAGCCCGACCAAGAGCAATGAAACCTTTCGGGTTCTCCCCTTTTCGACAAGGCCCTTGACAGAACCCAAGGGGGTTTCGATGCTTCTCGAGTCGGGGAAAAGGGACTCCCCAGCGGCGCCTAACAGATAAAAACTtacatctttttttattttttgttttttaaaaaataaaaggtaaaaaaaaggATCGACtacctttattttttttgaactttatttttttgttgtacTTATTTTCCTCTTCTCCGTCGAGGTCGTCAATGAACTCGAATGGGTTCGGAGACCTTTCAAAATGGCAGAGGGCCACCAATGACAGCGGTGGGAGATAAAGGGATGAGGTGGCggtgtaagagtatgcccaaagatcaatcatgagatggttgtaataacatacttgatttaccatgtttattaatataaggcgttgccattattatttcagtttcttttctgtgtgtataaataaactgttttaaaataatgtcctgagaataatatgattattcttaaaaggtccttagtaaagtattattgttgactaggacaacaataatgcattaagactaacatgtagttgattgatgataaagagttgtcattgatatggagtgtcagaatcaatgcatgaatatgtgtgttagagaacaacatattggacttgtaacaccccgtacccgagtccgtcgccggagtcggacacgaggggtttgcagacttaaatcacttctttgcacaatccattttaaaattttccaggcaagctggctaactgcatcactgtcaccttaaaaatcatatcttgagtttcacaactcgaaaatcagcttcgtgatttttccctgaaactagactcatatatgcatctacaaatttgtttctagaatttttggtcaggccaattagtacagtttattagtcaaagtctcccatgttacagggatcgactacactgacctttgtacattacgacttggatatctccctgtacagggcttcaatactgatgtcgtttgtttctatagaaactagactcaaaaaggaatctattcatatatggcatgacttctaattatctctggttaatttataatgaatttccaaagtcggaacagggaatccagaaaccgttctggccctgtctcacgaaaactttagcatctcataatatactattcatatgaacttttcgttactttcctatgaaaatagattcatcaaggttcgtttgcataatttattcactatttaattccattcctactatttttagtgattttccaaatctacatcattgctgctgtcagcatctgcctttaaggtagactttacctatttcatagtttccatgattcaactagcccttttagcataaatagcacaaattatgatagtgattaaccattcccatggccaatccttgttaagcatatccataccaaatgagtataacattatgctcaaacatatataagccattttcgcatggctatccaaaattatacaaatccaaagggtccatgacccacaacaaaaagggtagtcctatacatgccatttcgaagttcaaccaaaattgtaccaaaagggggctttgatagtgtgggcgacttcgacttcaaaatctcgagtccgatagctgaagaaccaaaatctataaaacagagaatcaaagaaacggagtaagcattaaatgcttagtaagttttgagcaaagaatttagacacaaccaaagtatagcattcatgtagctaaacggataatttcatatgcacaaattttcaatatcatacttacttcacattaccaacccttttattcatacacaaagatcaacttagccaaaggtcggtagctcatttatcaactgagcgaatacttatttgtaagggctcaactaattcaaaacacatacgaaacatacctcaatgttgggatgttacaagcgtattaactgaaatttttacagcaagatcattcattcccaaatcacgtaccttcggaatttaaccggatatagctactcgttcaaatgccttcgggacatagcccggttatagtaactcgcacaaatgccttcgggacttaacccggatttagtaactcgcacaaatgccttcgggacttaacccggatttagtaactcgcaccaatgccttcgggcttagcccggaattagtatctcgcacaaatgccttcggatcttagtcctaatatggtcacttagcacaaagccttcgggacttagcccggacattattcgaataaccatgcacatttaacaataaatcatgacacattcatatttcattttcattagcaaaactcaaacacaagacacttatcactcttgccatttcggctcaatagccacacacaaagagcacgattttgatttgcttaaaacatgatctaatcaaataataatttaagctctattacttaagaacttacctcggatgttgtcgaacggtttcgacggctattcgaccactttttccttccctttatcggatttagttcccctttgctcttgagcttaatccaaacaaatttaactcattaaagtctcattttgctagcttatggccgaatatgacaaggagtttgataggtcatatggccaccttttagctcaaatacacaatggtcatacgcatttttaatcacatcaagcaatttaatacaattcattcgaacatcaaaagagaagctcaaggtacttagcccatatatacattagacactagagtcacatatgtacgaaatcacgaatcgaattcaacatactagctaatatttccccttagccgaattttctaagtcaagctaaagccatcaataggctacctatggccgaacatacacataacttatgtacttattcatgtggccgaacatacatgtctatgttggggccgattgcatcacaacaccataccatttcaatttttggtcatggttaaacaaagaacttaatgtctcactcaaaaatgctaaaaagaagattcaagaatcatcaatccaccatcacatgcaccattacaaagcttcacttttagcatgcaaatgatatcaacaccaatccaccttggccgaatatcatctccatgacatagtaaagatttgaaccatgggctatttagaactcaagctaactactaaaacatgcatgcatctcatggaacatcatcaaacataccttagtctatcaaaccactatagccgatttcctcaaagctctttttccttctttttctttctcctattcggccaagaacaacatgagagcttttctcttcttttttttttggtcatgcatgagaatgatgaacacatttttttctctttgttttcttccttcaatttcttattagtttattgcccatgcttcttattttattcttccattaacacaacatgtttcatgacatgttttgcccatgcttcttattttatttttccattaacacaacatgtttcatgacatgttttgcccatcatcccttgtcatggccggccactagtacttaaatgggggaaattgacatgcaagtccacccctttgattacatgcactattaggccacttgcatttgcctagcacatttctaaattttctcacataagtcctatcaactaaattcacatgcaattaactaaatcgaagcttaaaactttcacacatttatattcacatattttaggcaataattatcacattcaaataatttggtgactcggtctagcggtcccgagactgctttccgactagggtcactttagggctgtcacaactctcccccacttaagaaattttcgtccccgaaaatcttaccggtaaataggtttgggtatcgttctttcatcgagctctcggtttcccaagtagcttcctcgatcccgtgtttgacccataacacctttactaacggaacccttttgtttcgcaactccttcacttcacgagctaggatacgcatcggttcttcttcataactcatatcggcttgaatttcaacctctgatgggctaattatgtgcgatggatcagatctatagcgtcgaagcatcgaaacatgaaagacgtcgtgaatcttttcaagttcagggggcaaaatcaatcgatacgcaactggaccaacccgttcggagatttcgtacggcccaatgaatctcggactcaacttgcccttacggccaaatctgagtacctttttccaaggcgaaactttaagaaacactttatctcccacctgatattcaatgtcttttcgtttcaaatccgcatacgatttctgacgatctgtggctgccttcagactttcacggattacctttactttctgttcagcatctttaatcaaatcaactctgaaaattttactttcaccgagctcggtccaaaacaatggtgtacggcatttacgaccgtacaaagcctcgtaaggtgccatcttaatacttgattgaaaactgttgttgtaagcgaattcaatcaaaggtaaataccgttcccatgaaccgctgaactcgaggatgcaacatcttaacatatcctcaagtatttgaattatccgctcggattgaccatcggtttgggggtgaaaagcggtgctaaagtgcaacttggtacccaaagcttcttgtaatttcttccaaaatcgcgaggtgaatctcggatctctatccgacacgatagaaataggtaccccgtgtaatctcacaatctgagaaatatacatttcaactagtttatccaatgaaaaatccgtacgtacggggataaagtgagccgacttagtcagtctatccacaacaacccaaatcacatctttcttacttgccgatactggcaacccagatacgaaatccatcgtgactcaatcccatttccattcaggtaccatgattggctggagtaaacccgtaggcacttgatgttccgcctttacttgctgacatattaaacacttcgaaacaaaatcggaaatctctcgtttcataccatgccaccaaaactggcgtctcagatcgttgtacattttcgtactccccgggtgaattgacatt
It includes:
- the LOC107899019 gene encoding probable xyloglucan endotransglucosylase/hydrolase protein 6, translating into MTMALTNAFVLLFSCVLAISFCVWGKPATFLDDFQITWSDSHIRQIDGGKAIQLVLDQNSGCGFASKRKYLFGRVSMKIKLIPGDSAGTVTAFYMNSDTDTVRDELDFEFLGNRSGQPYTVQTNIYAHGKGDREQRVNLWFDPSADFHTYTIMWNHHHIVFYVDDVPIRVYKNNEARNIPFPKFQPMGVYSTLWEADDWATRGGLEKIDWSKAPFLASYKDFDIEGCPVPGPASCASNTGNWWEGTTYQALNVMEARRYRWVRINHIIYDYCTDKSRYPVSPPECIAGI